The genomic region GTGGATGACCTGACCTTTGAGGTACGCCACAGTGCCCGGCGAAAAACTTTGGAGATCATTGTGGACCGCGAAGGCGAGCTCGTACTGGCTGCCCCCAGAAATACCGACGAAACGCTACTCAAAGACTTCGTTCGGGAAAAAAAATTCTGGATCTACCAGAAGCTGGCCGAGAAAGCCCAGCTTCTAAAACCACAGCCTCGCAAAGAGTACGTGAATGGTGAGGGATTTCTGTACCTGGGCCGGAGCTACCGGCTGAAGCTGGTCGACGATCAAAAAACGCCTCTCAAACTGATAGCTGGCCGATTCTGCCTGCGAAAAGACCTGCAGCCCAAGGCAAGATTCCACTTCATTCACTGGTACAGCACCAAGGCACAGATATACCTGAACGAGAAAGTCCAGGCACTGGCTGCTCGAATGGACGTTGAGCCTGCTGGCGTCAAAATTCAGGACCTGGGCTATCGTTGGGGATCTTGTGGCAAGGGCAACCGCCTTTACTTCAACTGGAAGACGATCCTGTTGCCGCGAGAGATCGTGGAGTATGTGGTGGTGCATGAGCTTACCCATTTGCACGAGCCACATCACACAAATCAGTTTTGGAAGCGGGTTGAACGGGTTATGCCGGATTATGAGCGGAGGAAGGATTGGTTGGCCAAAAATGGGATTGAGGTGGAGGGGGTTGATTAAGCATTGCTCCGACTAACAGCTGACAGGCCCCACCTCAGGCGTCGGCAGTGAACTCACAGTTAGGCGTCTCTTTGCTCCACCCGCTTGACGCTTTCGGCAACGATGAAATTTATGGGCGAGCCCTTAGAAAAGTAGTCGAGTGCGTAATTACGTTCTGCCTGTTTAAGTGTGCGCGTTCCCGCCGCCGAGGCCCAAGAGAGCCAATCTGACTGTCCAGTCTTCAGGTACTCACTTCGTAGTTCTTTCAGGCCGAAACCTTGCTCCGGAATCTCAAGAACCTTAGCTCGCGCAATACGAAAGTCTTGAGATAGTTCGTAAAGCTTTACGAGAACCTCCCCGTAGCAACCTGCACCCAGCAGATGATCCTCTACAAGGCAGGCAATCCAGAACAGCTGGTACTCGACGAAGTAGGATTCACTCTTGAGATGTTCCAGTATGATGGCGGAGAGGGCGACCTTATCGGTGACTGTAGCGCAGAGTGCGTACAGGTGCTTGATGAGATTGGGAAAACGTCGAAGTAGGACAGGAAGATGTTCAAGGATGTCGTCACTATGTGACCGCAAGAATCCCAGAATGAGATCTGCGTCAGCTTCCTCAAGCGAATCATCTCGTAGAAGGGCAAGTAGCGAGGTGACTTGTTGTGACGTGAGGCCAGACACGACTTCCTTTTCAACGTCCACAGTGTCGAACCCAGAGGCCCCCTCAACTACTTCAACGCCGTCAACGATTTCAATCAGCGACTCGTGAAGTTTAGAGAGCGTTTCTTCGACGTTGTCTACACTCTTGTCAAAATGGGTCTTGCTGGGGTTCACATTTAAGCCAAACTGGCCAAGTAATTGTTGGATGCGGAAGAAGTCTTGGCTAAGTACCGACGGGTCATTGTCAAAAAGGTTGAAGTCATCCATGAATCTTGAAATCACAGAAGACTTCAAGATGCCAGACAGATCGATAAGCTTAAGAAACTCGTTGCCAATCATTTTTGCTGGATAAATGCCATGGGGCAAGAAGTCTACACTCCGGCCAGCATTGATCTCTCGGAAGAACCTGCCAACAGATCCAGCGTCTGCTTCAGTCACTCCATTGCTGGCTGCGAACCAGTGCGCAATGTCGTGGTGGTATAGGGTGTTGAAATACGATGCTATATCAAACTGCAGACGATGTTTGTAATTGGCCGCCTGTTCGACAAGGCTTGCGGTGTACTCCATGTAAGCAGCGTGAACTGATACGTGGTTGCCATCTTTGAACCGATACCCAAAACTCAGTCGCTGCGGACTAGCCTGAGGACGAAAGATCGTCCTGTTCCTGTAAAC from Marinobacter sp. LV10R510-11A harbors:
- a CDS encoding M48 family metallopeptidase — its product is MELQVDDLTFEVRHSARRKTLEIIVDREGELVLAAPRNTDETLLKDFVREKKFWIYQKLAEKAQLLKPQPRKEYVNGEGFLYLGRSYRLKLVDDQKTPLKLIAGRFCLRKDLQPKARFHFIHWYSTKAQIYLNEKVQALAARMDVEPAGVKIQDLGYRWGSCGKGNRLYFNWKTILLPREIVEYVVVHELTHLHEPHHTNQFWKRVERVMPDYERRKDWLAKNGIEVEGVD
- the drt5 gene encoding antiviral reverse transcriptase Drt5; protein product: MPGTADFIKADFSGTLFPMKTNLIVLEHYEQELAEYISTRVLSEDHPADNFLPQQRVHATKPRGHLRRTVKLDPVAEFFLYDVVYRNRTIFRPQASPQRLSFGYRFKDGNHVSVHAAYMEYTASLVEQAANYKHRLQFDIASYFNTLYHHDIAHWFAASNGVTEADAGSVGRFFREINAGRSVDFLPHGIYPAKMIGNEFLKLIDLSGILKSSVISRFMDDFNLFDNDPSVLSQDFFRIQQLLGQFGLNVNPSKTHFDKSVDNVEETLSKLHESLIEIVDGVEVVEGASGFDTVDVEKEVVSGLTSQQVTSLLALLRDDSLEEADADLILGFLRSHSDDILEHLPVLLRRFPNLIKHLYALCATVTDKVALSAIILEHLKSESYFVEYQLFWIACLVEDHLLGAGCYGEVLVKLYELSQDFRIARAKVLEIPEQGFGLKELRSEYLKTGQSDWLSWASAAGTRTLKQAERNYALDYFSKGSPINFIVAESVKRVEQRDA